One Purpureocillium takamizusanense chromosome 1, complete sequence genomic window carries:
- a CDS encoding uncharacterized protein (EggNog:ENOG503PEVP): MESIQLSQVLADLSNLGAAEPEAAAAIVNANIPTMRTDVVKPESAVASAIQTQAQSQLQQTQSRPSSSMKRTWSAEGGVPPKFDKLGRRILINSSGSRPGSATSSIPGTPRRVDSDVDDDLERASTLMALYDIRAKIKQQDNSSLMKAREKINALAAKQQAQQAAERNLRAAEEVRRNRYSFPKSGL, from the exons ATGGAGAGCATCCAGTTGTCCCAGGTGCTCGCCGACCTGAGCAACCTTGGAGCTGCG GAACCCGAGGCCGCGGCTGCCATAGTCAACGCGAACATTCCCACCATGAGGACCGACGTCGTCAAGCCAGAGTCCGCCGTCGCGAGCGCTATTCAGACTCAAGCCCAGTCTCAGCTACAGCAGACCCAGTCGCGACCTTCCTCGTCCATGAAGCGGACTTGgtccgccgagggcggcgtgccgccCAAGTTCGACAAGCTGGGCCGCCGCATTCTCATCAACTCGTCCGGTTCGCGCCCCGGCTCCGCGACCAGCTCGATCCCGGGGACTCCCCGCCGGGTGGACTCGGAC GTCGATGATGACCTCGAGCGGGCCAGCACGCTCATGGCTCTCTACGACATCCGCGCCAAGATTAAGCAGCAGGACAACAGCAGCCTCATGAAGGCCCGCGAGAAGATCAACGCTctggcggccaagcagcaggcccagcaaGCGGCGGAGCGCAATCTGcgggccgccgaggaggtgcGGCGAAACCGCTACTCGTTCCCCAAGTCCGGTCTTTAA